The following coding sequences lie in one Mustelus asterias chromosome 8, sMusAst1.hap1.1, whole genome shotgun sequence genomic window:
- the LOC144497698 gene encoding cysteinyl leukotriene receptor 1-like — MAIVILSRDKCGLSTCTTRYLVAMAAADLLLITTDVILWRVCYYYFPESFLDITYVCSLILVLSRAARNCSVWFTVAFSFDRTVAICCQKLKVKFCNAKVAGIVLATTCILLCLRNVPFCFTYEPVRIVNNVPLFCRQKSIYYTDLRWVVFDWFDTIISPLLPFISILLLNALTVTYILVASRIRKGLKGQRKSEERRDPEIESRRKSIILLFTISGSFILLWLATVVDFFYYTFTGVNPNLYVGGSYVFWHVGVMLANFSCCTNTFIYVVTQSRFREQFKKLLKYPVTTITQFIDTLKK, encoded by the coding sequence ATGGCGATTGTGATCCTCTCCAGAGATAAGTGTGGGCTTTCCACGTGCACCACTCGCtatctggtggccatggcagcggcagATCTACTACTCATCACCACTGATGTCATACTGTGGAGAGTCTGTTATTATTATTTCCCAGAATCTTTCCTGGATATCACTTACGTGTGCAGTTTGATTCTGGTCCTGTCTCGTGCAGCTCGAaactgctctgtctggttcaccgtggcTTTCAGCTTTGACCGAactgtggccatttgttgccagaagctgaaagttAAGTTTTGCAATGCGAAAGTTGCAGGTATCGTACTAGCAACAACATGCATTCTGCTCTGCCTGAGAAATGTTCCCTTTTGTTTTACCTATGAACCTGTAAGAATAGTTAACAACGTGCCATTGTTCTGTCGTCAGAAATCAATCTATTATACTGATCTACGGTGGGTGGTATTTGACTGGTTTGATACGATTATAAGCCCACTGCTGCCATTTATTTCAATTTTGTTGCTCAACGCTTTGACAGTGACATACATTTTAGTGGCCAGTCGAATCCGTAAGGGTCTGAAGGGTCAGAGAAAATCTGAGGAACGCCGTGACCCAGAAATTGAAAGCAGAAGGAAATCTATCATATTGCTCTTTACCATATCTGGTAGCTTTATACTTTTATGGCTGGCAACTGTTGTAGACTTTTTCTATTATACATTTACAGGAGTTAATCCCAATCTTTACGTCGGTGGTTCATATGTCTTTTGGCACGTCGGAGTCATGTTGGCGAATtttagttgctgcacaaacacatttatataTGTGGTAACACAGTCCAGATTCAGGGAGCAGTTCAAAAAGCTGTTGAAATATCCTGTTACCACAATTACTCAATTCATTGATACTCTAAAGAAGTAA